One Drosophila virilis strain 15010-1051.87 chromosome 5, Dvir_AGI_RSII-ME, whole genome shotgun sequence DNA window includes the following coding sequences:
- the LOC6635946 gene encoding uncharacterized protein: MGRKAEYSEKQKKGPGRKARKQGPPKFPKKSFAPLDDEDKRLSHRQKQRVAKREQKKVVQKSKLKEKRTHQPRRQKEYNSESEPEEKQQAESSDEEVPKLVPVKKKNSNGFTDDNKDWLKLKSKKQQNTIKKHSDEEDLDEEQESENEFEADSDGELEEKDNEGTDGEEEESIDDDDDDDAQVGKLDDLFDDDEGNSEQDVDSENDEECATDDDDDDDEDDDDDDDDDDDDKLPIERANKKLKKRQDKDAKLAHEEMQMSVDQAEVFHLPEPGEDADKELSLQDVQQRIKDITQVLADFGKFREEGRSRSEYVDQLRQDLCLYYSYNEFLMSKLMDIFKLSDLMDYLEASEVARPLTIRTNSLKTRRRDLAGALINRGVNLDPLGKWTNVGLVIFNSTVPLGATPEYLAGHYMVQGASSMLPVIALAPQENERVLDMCSAPGGKGSHIAAVMKNTGVLFANDANRDRIKAVVANFHRLGIVNAVVSCEDATKFRSIMTGFDRVLLDAPCTGTGVVSKDPSVKTTKSEIDVQRCYNLQRKLLLTAIDCVDAKSATGGYIVYSTCSVLPEENEWVIDYALKKRNVKLVPLGIDFGEPGFTKFRQHRYHPSLHLSKRFYPHTNNMDGFYVAKLKKFSNTIPITKEEQEADEKQLDDAIASDQAEPNTAADNEEETIAPEAPRKTLGKRAGKPSLTDVEQDLKKKKLEKAKTKYVAKVFEKPIKMTNKISKESTSPVADTPKVKKEQTISQESPSSNKKEKSVKKEQQPDAQKNGQKPSSKAQPQHKTKLTNKLSQAPRMDVDELPLLEGKPIKRQNKLKQKSKQLGQLTKSKKPVDRKQKFKK; encoded by the exons ATGGGACGCAAAGCAGAATatagtgaaaaacaaaagaaggGACCCGGTCGTAAGGCCCGAAAACAGGGACCACCCAAGTTTCCAAAGAAATCATTCG CACCGCTTGACGATGAGGACAAGCGACTGTCGCACCGTCAAAAACAACGTGTGGCTAAACGGGAACAAAAGAAAGTAGTGCAGAAATCTAAATTGAAGGAGAAACGTACTCACCAGCCCCGTAGGCAAAAGGAATATAACAGCGAAAGCGAGCCCGAAGAGAAGCAACAGGCGGAGTCTTCGGACGAGGAAGTCCCAAAACTTGTgccagtcaaaaaaaaaaattcaaatggtTTCACAGATGATAACAAGGACTGGCTAAAGCTAAAatcaaaaaagcaacaaaatacgATTAAGAAACATTCAGATGAGGAAGATCTAGATGAAGAGCAAGAGtctgaaaatgaatttgaagctGATTCAGATGGGGAACTAGAGGAAAAGGATAATGAAGGGACAGATGGGGAAGAGGAAGAGTCTatcgatgacgatgatgatgatgatgctcaAGTTGGTAAATTGGACgatctttttgatgatgacGAGGGCAACTCCGAACAAGATGTAGACAGTGAAAATGATGAAGAATGTGCcactgatgatgatgatgatgacgatgaggatgatgatgatgatgatgatgacgacgacgacgacaagcTGCCAATTGAGCGCGCCAACAAAAAACTGAAGAAGCGTCAGGACAAGGATGCAAAATTGGCTCATGAGGAGATGCAAATGTCTGTCGATCAGGCTGAAGTGTTCCATTTGCCTGAACCCGGTGAAGACGCTGATAAGGAGTTGTCATTACAGGATGTTCAGCAGCGCATTAAAGATATTACACAGGTGCTCGCGGACTTCGGCAAGTTTCGGGAGGAAGGTCGCTCACGCAGCGAGTATGTAGATCAGCTGCGTCAGGACCTGTGCTTGTACTACAGCTACAATGAGTTTCTCATGTCCAAATTAATGGATATATTTAAGTTGAGCGATCTGATGGATTATTTAGAGGCTTCAGAGGTAG CGCGACCGTTGACCATCCGCACAAATTCGTTAAAAACACGTCGCCGTGACCTCGCTGGTGCGTTAATAAATCGAGGTGTTAATCTTGATCCGCTGGGCAAGTGGACAAACGTCGGCCTTGTAATTTTCAACTCAACGGTTCCGTTGGGCGCCACGCCTGAGTATCTGGCAGGACATTATATGGTTCAGGGCGCCTCCTCTATGCTGCCAGTAATTGCGTTGGCTCCACAGGAGAACGAACGGGTGTTGGACATGTGCTCTGCACCAGGCGGCAAAGGTTCACATATAGCAGCCGTTATGAAGAACACGGGTGTGCTGTTTGCGAACGATGCAAATAGGGACCGCATCAAGGCCGTTGTGGCCAACTTTCACCGTTTAGGGATTGTGAATGCGGTTGTCAGCTGTGAAGATGCCACTAAGTTCAGAAGTATAATGACGGGCTTTGATCGAGTGCTGCTCGATGCGCCCTGCACAGGCACCGGCGTTGTCTCGAAGGATCCGAGTGTTAAGACTACCAAGTCAGAGATTGATGTGCAACGTTGTTATAATTTGCAGCGTAAGCTTTTGCTCACTGCCATTGATTGTGTGGATGCAAAATCAGCCACTGGCGGATATATAGTGTATTCCACTTGCTCCGTCCTGCCCGAGGAGAACGAGTGGGTCATTGATTATGCTCTTAAGAAGCGTAATGTAAAGCTAGTGCCCCTTGGAATTGATTTTGGTGAGCCTGGTTTTACCAAGTTCCGTCAGCATCGCTATCACCCAAGCTTACATTTGAGCAAGCGGTTTTATCCACATACAAACAATATGGATGGCTTTTATGTGGCCAAGCTGAAAAAGTTTTCGAACACCATTCCTATAACCAAAGAGGAGCAGGAAGCGGATGAGAAGCAACTTGACGACGCAATTGCATCAGATCAGGCCGAGCCAAATACGGCAGCAGATAACGAGGAGGAGACAATAGCCCCTGAAGCACCACGCAAAACGCTCGGAAAACGAGCTGGAAAGCCCAGCCTAACAGATGTGGAACAAGacctaaaaaagaaaaagcttgAAAAAGCTAAGACAAAATATGTAGCCAAGGTGTTTGAAAAGCCCATCAAAATGACGAACAAGATAAGTAAAGAGTCAACGTCGCCTGTTGCAGATACGCCTAAGGTCAAAAAAGAGCAGACCATTTCACAAGAGTCACCATCGAGcaataaaaaagagaaaagcgTAAAAAAAGAACAGCAACCGGACGCCCAAAAAAATGGACAAAAGCCAAGCAGCAAGGCGCAGCCGCAACACAAAACTAAGCTGACTAATAAGCTCTCACAGGCGCCGCGTATGGATGTGGATGAACTACCATTACTGGAGGGTAAGCCCATTAAAAGGCAAAATAAACTTAAGCAAAAGTCCAAACAGCTGGGACAGTTGACAAAATCCAAGAAGCCAGTGGacagaaaacaaaagtttaaaaaataa
- the Nepl10 gene encoding neprilysin-1, translated as MTSLVSSMRRETEMSSVLMGLLCLVPALAQSQVDINAATMQNIYSNLDARISPCNNFWAYACGNWSFNYVDNFALAEETYANEMLRVLRDNRLIQRGTAPRLYNNMFDYFTACAKNQTEELQLPHELTFYYFEWIRAMARLRKYGLNGVFFEETADVAYNDSLRFVVQLKMPAAQSNYMPILLFKPEIQQLERDLRALYEKYRRNEPLLQSWTLGRLKQEIPQIDWQIYFRELLEVEPSDTELRVEVSDVEYLRALGELLRRCNKTSLELYLRVQFANFAREVNPSSGHAPRVHSCIHHMRALLPLGMNYIYDRYIYRTRSQDTGQLQTIFDSLRGMFGKYLDWNRLQLSPQQIQYLHAKLAVMQLKLGNLPDATTTEDFFDSHYASARFSRSEFQQNLWQALRLRTRLQHAPLLQPGATLQLNHYYVNDDLFRARNAPYFEHERNTLTVPLIFLQWPFYDHRQHSIFQHSLMGFILAHELSHAFEQDGILFDFAGNESPLGMHIRQNSKFENALQCVLQTPTKSLRERLADLNGLQLAYDTFFGMGHDSQRFEYQPYAFEKEFPAPQLFHLNFAQFFCGRLPPAIGHDMDDVRVNEAEKNLHQFSIDFRCRHQSPLSSCEMWRPASI; from the exons ATGACAAGTTTGGTGTCCAGTATGAGACGGGAAACTGAAATGTCGAGTGTACTAATGGGCTTGCTGTGCCTTGTGCCGGCTTTGGCCCAATCACAAGTGGATATTAATGCGGCCACgatgcaaaatatttattcaaatctGGATGCTCGTATCTCACCCTGTAATAATTTCTGGGCGTACGCATGTGGAAATTGGTCTTTTAACTACGTGGACAACTTTGCACTGGCGGAAGAGACTTATGCCAATGAAATGCTGAGAGTGCTGAGAGACAATCGCCTTATTCAGCGGGGGACAGCACCACGCCTATACAATAATATGTTCGACTACTTTACCGCTTGTGCTAAAAATCAAACTGAGGAGCTCCAACTGCCTCATGAACTAACCTTTTACTACTTCGAATGGATACGAGCAATGGCAAGGCTGCGCAAATATGGTTTGAATGGTGTTTTTTTCGAGGAGACGGCGGATGTGGCCTACAACGACTCGCTACGTTTTGTAGTACAGCTGAAAATGCCAGCCGCTCAAAGCAATTATATG CCCATATTGCTTTTTAAGCCTGAGATTCAACAATTGGAAAGAGATCTACGTGCATTGTACGAGAAATATCGCAGAAACGAGCCCCTATTGCAATCCTGGACGCTGGGCAGACTCAAGCAGGAAATACCTCAAATCGACTGGCAAATATACTTTAGAGAGCTGCTGGAAGTGGAGCCAAGTGATACCGAGCTTCGTGTAGAGGTCAGTGATGTGGAGTACTTACGAGCCTTGGGCGAGCTGCTGCGGCGCTGCAACAAAACTAGCTTGGAACTATATCTACGTGTGCAGTTTGCCAATTTTGCAAGAGAAGTCAATCCCAGTTCGGGGCATGCTCCAAGAGTTCATAGTTGCATACATCATATGCGCGCCCTACTGCCGCTGGGTATGAACTACATATACGATCGATACATATACAGGACCCGGTCACAGGACACGGGGCAGCTGCAAACTATTTTTGACAGCTTACGTGGTATGTTTGGCAAGTACTTGGATTGGAATCGATTACAGTTGAGTCCACagcaaatacaatatttgCATGCCAAACTTGCGGTCATGCAGCTGAAACTGGGTAATCTACCGGATGCGACAACGACAGAGGATTTCTTCGATAGCCATTATGCCAGTGCCAGATTTTCACGTTCCGAGTTCCAGCAAAATCTATGGCAGGCTTTGCGCCTGCGAACGCGTCTGCAGCATGCTCCTTTGCTGCAGCCTGGAGCTACTTTGCAACTGAATCACTACTATGTCAACGACGATCTGTTCAGAGCACGCAATGCACCCTACTTTGAGCATGAACGCAATACGCTGACGGTGCCTTTGATCTTTTTGCAGTGGCCGTTTTACGATCATCGGCAACATTCAATTTTTCAACACAGTCTGATGGGGTTTATTCTAGCACACGAGCTGAGTCACGCCTTTGAGCAGGACGGCATACTCTTCGATTTCGCCGGCAACGAGTCTCCACTGGGTATGCACATACgccaaaattcaaaatttgaaaatgccCTACAGTGTGTCCTGCAGACGCCAACAAAATCTCTGAGGGAGCGACTAGCGGATTTAAACGGCCTGCAACTGGCATATGATACGTTCTTTGGCATGGGCCATGACTCGCAGCGGTTTGAGTATCAGCCGTATGCATTTGAAAAGGAGTTTCCGGCTCCGCAGCTGTTCCATTTGAACTTTGCGCAGTTTTTTTGTGGCCGATTGCCACCAGCCATTGGGCATGACATGGACGACGTGCGAGTCAACGAAGCTgaaaaaaatttgcatcaATTTTCTATTGATTTCAGGTGTCGGCATCAGTCACCTTTGAGCAGCTGTGAAATGTGGCGCCCAGcaagcatttaa
- the unpg gene encoding homeobox protein unplugged isoform X1, translating to MQNEHTALLPPVESSTKLVSKPFPKPFSIESLIANQTPAVVPSSNVELERKRERETELDRERERNSNQELNARALVASSALGLTQFPLYNPWLHGYFAQNHERLTHLIAGGGYLGGPFNGKEPQPQLAPPLPLQPTHALDGLSLSPTKPNDAELTHRLPLAHPLDTRFLPFNAAAAATTTSDLSYRRLAELMNQDYVHNLSVHARLQHMAATRDQDESQHQPLALASTQEPSSQQSSPSKPHSPTEPAVDVGMDEDYECSGDSCSDISLTMSPQNYAAELDKSRNGAYTNSDSEDCSDDDGGHSRHEAGGKESQSGSSNSSKSRRRRTAFTSEQLLELEREFHAKKYLSLTERSQIATSLKLSEVQVKIWFQNRRAKWKRVKAGLTSHGLGRNGSASGTKIVVPIPVHVNRFAVRSQHQQLEKMCLSGPKPDLRKKLSTEAISGFEKFNASAGPASSSVGVGVAMGVGMPPIGALAPSPAASLALARSIY from the exons ATGCAAAACGAGCACACGGCGCTGCTACCACCGGTGGAGAGCAGCACCAAGTTGGTCAGCAAGCCGTTTCCGAAACCTTTCTCCATTGAGAGTCTAATTGCGAATCAAACACCTGCTGTTGTTCCTTCTTCCAATGTCGAGCTGGAAAGGAAAAGGGAAAGAGAAACGGAACTGGACcgggaacgggaacggaaTAGTAATCAAGAGCTAAATGCACGTGCTTTGGTGGCCAGCTCTGCCCTGGGTCTGACCCAGTTTCCACTTTACAATCCCTGGCTGCATGGCTACTTTGCCCAGAATCACGAGCGGCTCACTCATTTGATTGCCGGCGGCGGCTACCTGGGCGGGCCCTTTAACGGTAAGGAGCCTCAGCCCCAACTAGCGCCCCCACTGCCACTGCAACCAACGCACGCCTTGGACGGCCTAAGCCTTAGTCCGACAAAGCCCAATGATGCTGAGTTGACGCATCGTCTGCCATTGGCGCATCCACTGGACACCCGTTTTCTGCCGTtcaatgctgctgcagctgccacgaCGACATCGGATCTAAGTTATCGTCGCCTTGCGGAACTCATGAATCAGGATTATGTTCACAATTTAAGCGTACATGCGCGACTCCAGCACATGGCTGCTACGCGTGACCAGGACGAGAGTCAACATCAGCCACTGGCACTGGCTTCGACGCAGGAGCCGTCGTCTCAGCAATCATCACCCTCAAAGCCTCATAGCCCCACGGAGCCAGCGGTTGATGTGGGCATGGACGAGGACTACGAGTGTAGCGGTGATTCCTGCAGCGACATCAGCCTCACGATGTCCCCCCAAAACTACGCTGCAGAGCTTGATAAAAGTCGGAACGGAG CTTATACAAACTCGGACAGTGAGGATTGCAGTGATGACGATGGCGGCCACTCGCGACATGAGGCCGGCGGCAAGGAGTCCCAAAGCggtagcagcaacagctccaaGTCGCGACGGCGGCGCACGGCGTTCACATCGGAACAGCTGCTCGAGCTTGAACGCGAGTTCCATGCCAAAAAGTATCTTAGCCTAACAGAGCGCAGTCAAATAGCCACAAGTCTGAAATTGAGTGAAGTGCAG GTGAAAATCTGGTTTCAAAATCGTCGAGCCAAATGGAAACGGGTCAAGGCCGGACTCACGTCGCACGGATTGGGTCGGAACGGCAGTGCCAGCGGCACTAAAATCGTGGTGCCCATACCCGTGCATGTAAATCGGTTTGCGGTGCGCTcccagcaccagcagctggAGAAAATGTGCCTCAGCGGACCCAAGCCGGATCTGCGCAAGAAGCTATCAACGGAAGCGATTAGTGGCTTTGAGAAGTTCAATGCCAGCGCTGGCCCTGCTTCTTCATCCGTAGGAGTAGGCGTGGCCATGGGAGTCGGTATGCCACCGATTGGCGCACTAGCGCCAAGTCCCGCCGCCTCTCTGGCCCTGGCGCGTAGTATTTATTGA
- the unpg gene encoding homeobox protein unplugged isoform X2 — protein MRDSSTWLLRVTRTRVNISHWHWLRRRSRRLSNHHPQSLIAPRSQRLMWAWTRTTSVAVIPAATSASRCPPKTTLQSLIKVGTETSSLKCVAYTNSDSEDCSDDDGGHSRHEAGGKESQSGSSNSSKSRRRRTAFTSEQLLELEREFHAKKYLSLTERSQIATSLKLSEVQVKIWFQNRRAKWKRVKAGLTSHGLGRNGSASGTKIVVPIPVHVNRFAVRSQHQQLEKMCLSGPKPDLRKKLSTEAISGFEKFNASAGPASSSVGVGVAMGVGMPPIGALAPSPAASLALARSIY, from the exons ATGCGCGACTCCAGCACATGGCTGCTACGCGTGACCAGGACGAGAGTCAACATCAGCCACTGGCACTGGCTTCGACGCAGGAGCCGTCGTCTCAGCAATCATCACCCTCAAAGCCTCATAGCCCCACGGAGCCAGCGGTTGATGTGGGCATGGACGAGGACTACGAGTGTAGCGGTGATTCCTGCAGCGACATCAGCCTCACGATGTCCCCCCAAAACTACGCTGCAGAGCTTGATAAAAGTCGGAACGGAG ACTTCATCCCTTAAATGCGTAGCTTATACAAACTCGGACAGTGAGGATTGCAGTGATGACGATGGCGGCCACTCGCGACATGAGGCCGGCGGCAAGGAGTCCCAAAGCggtagcagcaacagctccaaGTCGCGACGGCGGCGCACGGCGTTCACATCGGAACAGCTGCTCGAGCTTGAACGCGAGTTCCATGCCAAAAAGTATCTTAGCCTAACAGAGCGCAGTCAAATAGCCACAAGTCTGAAATTGAGTGAAGTGCAG GTGAAAATCTGGTTTCAAAATCGTCGAGCCAAATGGAAACGGGTCAAGGCCGGACTCACGTCGCACGGATTGGGTCGGAACGGCAGTGCCAGCGGCACTAAAATCGTGGTGCCCATACCCGTGCATGTAAATCGGTTTGCGGTGCGCTcccagcaccagcagctggAGAAAATGTGCCTCAGCGGACCCAAGCCGGATCTGCGCAAGAAGCTATCAACGGAAGCGATTAGTGGCTTTGAGAAGTTCAATGCCAGCGCTGGCCCTGCTTCTTCATCCGTAGGAGTAGGCGTGGCCATGGGAGTCGGTATGCCACCGATTGGCGCACTAGCGCCAAGTCCCGCCGCCTCTCTGGCCCTGGCGCGTAGTATTTATTGA
- the Dgkepsilon gene encoding diacylglycerol kinase epsilon has translation MDIASIELSVEALIGSLVALSVLFVFCRSILAEDVVICISGKTRHSWKSIKIIEQACFCNVCEILLTPSAGLFCDCCGICTHSEPTCQRQADARYHCKDKWLRNVNTVRHLWVRGNLPMNYICAECGQEAELDHHSSSSDPGLYGWRCAWCQRCYHDNCYKNVDSKAECDFGEFRDMIYPPYSIVAARTRESVRLHLAGIKPPDVENWEPLIVIANTKSGSSTGSNVLSLLRGYLHPMQVMELGTRGPQDALQWAAKTSPRPCRILVAGGDGTIGWVLNTIYTLNIKPQPSVAIIPLGTGNDLSRVLGWGAEPPSVIDPLQILRSVRRARSVNLDRYDLQIEKLHYRLPIQRHPTKTIHVYNYFSVGVDAYITYNFHKTRESRFYLLSSRIFNKLLYFTFGTQQVMQPDCERIEQKLELHLDNRLIELPQLQSLVFLNIDSWGAGCKLCELSNSNGDVRIVNSISDGMMEVFGIVSSFHIAQLQCNISKPVRIGQAKQIRLRVNGTVPMQADGEPWMQAPADIRLQARSQARVLKAEAPTPTQLQ, from the exons ATGGATATCGCCAGCATTGAGCTGAGTGTGGAGGCGCTCATTGGTTCGCTTGTAGCGCTGAGTGTGCTCTTCGTTTTTTGTCGCAGCATATTAGCGGAAGATGTTGTCATTTGCATATCAGGCAAAACACGTCACAGCtggaaatcaataaaaataattgaacag GCCTGCTTTTGTAATGTGTGTGAAATTTTGTTGACGCCATCTGCGGGCCTCTTCTGCGACTGTTGCGGTATTTGCACGCATTCTGAGCCGACGTGTCAGCGGCAGGCGGACGCTCGGTATCACTGTAAGGACAAATGGCTGCGAAACGTAAATACAGTGCGTCATTTGTGGGTGCGTGGAAATTTGCCAATGAACTACATTTGCGCAGAATGTGGCCAGGAGGCAGAACTGGATCATCATAGTAGCAGCTCTGATCCAGGTCTTTATGGCTGGAGATGTGCCTGGTGTCAACGGTGTTACCACGACAACTGTTACAAGAACGTGGATAGTAAGGCCGAGTGTGACTTTGGCGAGTTTCGGGACATGATATATCCGCCCTACAGTATTGTAGCAGCCAGGACACGTGAATCTGTGCGTTTGCATCTCGCAGGCATCAAGCCGCCTGATGTTGAGAATTGGGAGCCGTTGATAGTAATCGCCAATACAAAATCTGGAAGTAGCACGGGCTCAAATGTCTTGTCGTTGCTGCGTGGTTATTTGCATCCAATGCAGGTCATGGAACTTGGCACACGAGGTCCGCAGGATGCGCTGCAGTGGGCGGCCAAAACCAGTCCACGCCCTTGTCGCATACTAGTCGCGGGTGGCGATGGAACGATTGGCTGGGTGCTCAACACCATCTATACGCTAAACATAAAGCCTCAACCGTCCGTGGCAATTATTCCACTGGGCACTGGAAACGATTTGTCACGCGTGCTAGGCTGGGGCGCTGAGCCTCCCTCCGTTATTGATCCGCTACAGATACTGCGTAGCGTTAGACGCGCAAGATCTGTAAATCTTGATCGATATGATCTGCAAATTGAGAAGTTGCACTATCGCCTTCCTATACAAAGACATCCCACAAAGACCATACACGTCTATAACTATTTTAGCGTGGGTGTGGATGCGTACATTACGTACAACTTTCACAAAACGCGTGAATCTCGATTTTATCTGCTCAGCAGTCGCATATTTAATAAG TTGTTGTACTTCACATTTGGCACACAGCAGGTCATGCAACCGGATTGTGAACGCATTGAACAGAAACTGGAACTCCATCTAGATAATAGGCTAATCGAACTACCGCAACTACAATCCCTGGTGTTTCTAAACATTGATTCATGGGGCGCTGGGTGCAAACTATGCGAGCTGAGCAATTCCAATGGCGACGTGCGAATTGTAAACTCAATATCTGATGGCATGATGGAAGTGTTTGGCATAGTCTCATCATTTCATATTGCCCAGCTTCAGTGCAACATAAGCAAGCCCGTGCGCATCGGCCAGGCCAAGCAGATACGG CTGCGTGTGAATGGCACGGTGCCCATGCAGGCGGACGGCGAGCCCTGGATGCAGGCGCCGGCGGATATACGCCTACAGGCGCGCAGCCAAGCTCGTGTGCTAAAGGCAGAAGCACCAACTCCCACCCAGTTGCAGTAG
- the unpg gene encoding homeobox protein unplugged isoform X3, which translates to MENVTNKKTFSKPHFNESSAYPSDIHAHGVSLCTSGVGRNELPYNVFITEFHVMLGGELIGAIYPREWEDDEGTYKSVTTLAIGISEASYTNSDSEDCSDDDGGHSRHEAGGKESQSGSSNSSKSRRRRTAFTSEQLLELEREFHAKKYLSLTERSQIATSLKLSEVQVKIWFQNRRAKWKRVKAGLTSHGLGRNGSASGTKIVVPIPVHVNRFAVRSQHQQLEKMCLSGPKPDLRKKLSTEAISGFEKFNASAGPASSSVGVGVAMGVGMPPIGALAPSPAASLALARSIY; encoded by the exons ATGGAAAACGTAACGAATAAGAAAACTTTTAGCAAACCGCATTTTAATGAGTCCTCAGCATATCCTTCGGACATCCATGCCCATGGAGTCTCCTTGTGTACGAGTGGAGTTGGGCGTAACGAATTGCCATATAATGTATTCATAACTGAATTTCATGTTATGTTGGGGGGAGAGCTCATTGGTGCGATCTACCCCCGGGAGTGGGAAGATGATGAGGGCACATATAAATCAGTGACAACGCTGGCAATAGGCATATCTGAAGCGT CTTATACAAACTCGGACAGTGAGGATTGCAGTGATGACGATGGCGGCCACTCGCGACATGAGGCCGGCGGCAAGGAGTCCCAAAGCggtagcagcaacagctccaaGTCGCGACGGCGGCGCACGGCGTTCACATCGGAACAGCTGCTCGAGCTTGAACGCGAGTTCCATGCCAAAAAGTATCTTAGCCTAACAGAGCGCAGTCAAATAGCCACAAGTCTGAAATTGAGTGAAGTGCAG GTGAAAATCTGGTTTCAAAATCGTCGAGCCAAATGGAAACGGGTCAAGGCCGGACTCACGTCGCACGGATTGGGTCGGAACGGCAGTGCCAGCGGCACTAAAATCGTGGTGCCCATACCCGTGCATGTAAATCGGTTTGCGGTGCGCTcccagcaccagcagctggAGAAAATGTGCCTCAGCGGACCCAAGCCGGATCTGCGCAAGAAGCTATCAACGGAAGCGATTAGTGGCTTTGAGAAGTTCAATGCCAGCGCTGGCCCTGCTTCTTCATCCGTAGGAGTAGGCGTGGCCATGGGAGTCGGTATGCCACCGATTGGCGCACTAGCGCCAAGTCCCGCCGCCTCTCTGGCCCTGGCGCGTAGTATTTATTGA
- the Nacalpha gene encoding nascent polypeptide-associated complex subunit alpha: MPELTEIKNEAPSTSAEAKQSEDVDVRVEDDGSESDSDIIPELEEADTGTTQLGGGATGLPIDVVSKAKQSRGEKKARKIMLKLGLKQIQGVNRVTIRKSKNILFVINNPDVYKNPHSDTYIVFGEAKIEDLSQQAQVAAAEKFKAPEAAGAADSVGATTSVAPIAEEDEEEVDDTGVDEKDIELVITQANTTRAKAIKALKNNNNDIVNAIMELTML; this comes from the coding sequence ATGCCTGAGCTCACTGAAATCAAAAATGAGGCACCTTCGACCTCCGCTGAGGCGAAGCAGTCTGAGGACGTTGATGTGCGCGTCGAGGATGATGGTAGCGAGAgtgattcggatataataccCGAATTGGAGGAGGCTGACACAGGCACCACACAGCTGGGCGGCGGTGCCACAGGTCTGCCCATCGATGTTGTCTCCAAGGCAAAGCAATCACGCGGTGAGAAGAAGGCACGCAAAATCATGCTCAAGCTTGGCCTAAAGCAAATTCAGGGTGTCAATCGAGTCACCATACGCAagtctaaaaatattttgttcgtCATCAACAATCCGGATGTGTACAAGAACCCACACAGCGATACCTATATTGTTTTTGGTGAGGCTAAGATCGAGGACTTGTCGCAGCAGGCACAAGTAGCTGCCGCCGAGAAGTTCAAGGCACCAGAAGCGGCTGGCGCTGCTGATAGCGTTGGTGCCACCACTTCAGTGGCTCCAATTGCAGAAGAAGATGAGGAAGAGGTTGATGACACGGGCGTCGACGAAAAGGATATTGAGTTAGTCATAACGCAGGCGAATACGACGCGTGCAAAGGCCATAAAGGCactgaaaaacaacaacaacgacatcGTTAATGCCATTATGGAGCTTACTATGCTCTAA